In a single window of the Danio aesculapii chromosome 20, fDanAes4.1, whole genome shotgun sequence genome:
- the plg gene encoding plasminogen, which produces MEVHKAVLLLGLFLFTGFLGSHSQSTDVLEAYIKTDGAWIVKLPKSQYTVNTVEECAVKCNKEVSFTCRSFLYIEKDQDCVTLPANSKTDQILRRMSAALYEKKEYLLECVNGIGMDYRGTKSKTKSGKSCQRWEGTFPHVPNITPRAYPKADLESNFCRNPDGDKGGPWCYTTDPEKRWEHCNIQDCTEECMQCSGENYRGKISTTVSGFTCQRWDSQQPQNHGYLPSALPDKYLEENYCRNPDGEPRPWCFTTSSSKRWEACAIPRCTTEPPTIVPELTCASGEGSSYRGTISVTITGKTCQQWTSQSPHKHSRSPENYPCKGLDENYCRNPDNERSPWCYTTDPETRWEYCSVPSCGDQPRPEEPVIPQGEECYVGDGSSYRGVMSETISGKKCQFWTSMEPHRHSKTPQNFPKADLRRNLCRNPDGDRAPWCYTTDPTVRWEYCNIERCDNKPNIQEPPAKPAATTPTQSTPAQSTPDQSAPSETDCKNGNGAEYRGATSMTVMGVTCQAWRSMTPHQHASFTPETHPDKGLESNQCRNPDSDVNGPWCYTTDPSKKWDYCQIPDCESLKCGQPATKPKRCFGRIVGGCVSKPHSWPWQISLRTRGKIHFCGGTLIDPQWVVTAAHCLERSESPSAYKIMLGIHTERATESSKQERDVTKIIKGPDGTDIALLKLDRPALINDKVSPVCLPEKDYIVPSNTECYVTGWGETQNTGGEGYLKETGFPVIENKVCNRPSFLNGRVKDHEMCAGNIEGGTDSCQGDSGGPLVCYAQNTFVLQGVTSWGLGCANAMKPGVYTRVSKFVDWIERSIKEN; this is translated from the exons ATGGAGGTACACAAAGCAGTTCTTTTACTTGGTCTCTTTCTTTTTACAG GTTTTCTCGGGAGTCACAGCCAAAGCACAG ATGTTCTGGAAGCATATATTAAAACAGATGGGGCCTGGATAGTGAAATTGCCTAAATCTCAATACACTGTCAATACGGTGGAGGAATGTGCCGTCAAGTGTAACAAAGAGGTTTCCTTTACATGCAG GTCCTTCTTGTACATCGAAAAAGATCAGGATTGTGTAACATTACCTGCCAACTCAAAAACTGATCAAATACTGAGAAGAATGAGTGCTGCCCTCTATGAGAAAAAGG AGTACTTACTGGAATGTGTAAATGGCATTGGCATGGACTACAGAGGGACAAAATCCAAGACAAAATCAGGGAAATCATGTCAGCGATGGGAGGGAACTTTCCCCCATGTACCAAA CATTACACCAAGAGCTTACCCAAAAGCAGATTTGGAGTCCAACTTTTGTCGAAACCCAGATGGAGATAAGGGGGGTCCCTGGTGCTACACCACAGATCCTGAGAAACGATGGGAGCACTGCAATATCCAAGACTGCACAG AGGAATGTATGCAGTGTAGTGGAGAAAACTACAGAGGGAAAATCTCCACCACTGTGAGTGGATTTACCTGCCAACGCTGGGACTCTCAGCAACCCCAAAACCACGGTTACCTCCCTTCAGC TCTTCCTGATAAGTACTTGGAAGAGAACTATTGCAGGAACCCAGATGGAGAGCCCAGGCCCTGGTGCTTCACCACCAGTTCATCCAAACGCTGGGAAGCTTGCGCTATTCCTCGATGCA CAACTGAACCACCAACAATTGTACCGGAGCTTACCTGTGCAAGTGGAGAAGGTAGTTCCTACAGGGGCACAATTTCAGTCACAATCACAGGGAAAACATGCCAGCAATGGACATCCCAAAGTCCTCACAAACATTCCAGATCTCCAGAAAATTACCCATGCAA AGGCCTTGATGAGAACTACTGTAGAAACCCTGATAATGAAAGAAGTCCATGGTGTTACACTACAGATCCTGAGACCCGCTGGGAATACTGCAGCGTGCCTAGTTGTGGAGATCAACCTAGACCGG AGGAGCCTGTGATCCCTCAGGGTGAGGAATGTTATGTGGGTGATGGAAGCTCATACCGTGGTGTTATGTCTGAGACCATAAGCGGAAAGAAATGCCAGTTCTGGACATCCATGGAGCCTCATAGACATTCCAAAACACCTCAGAACTTTCCTAAAGC AGATCTAAGGAGAAACCTGTGCAGGAACCCAGATGGAGATAGAGCCCCTTGGTGCTACACCACAGATCCCACAGTTCGGTGGGAGTACTGCAATATTGAGCGATGTGACAACAAGCCCAACATACAGGAACCTCCTGCCAAACCAGCAGCTACAACTCCAACACAGTCTACCCCAGCTCAGTCTACTCCAGATCAGTCTGCACCTTCAGAAACAG ATTGTAAAAATGGCAATGGAGCAGAATACCGAGGTGCCACATCCATGACTGTCATGGGAGTGACCTGCCAAGCATGGAGGTCAATGACCCCCCATCAGCATGCCAGTTTTACCCCTGAAACGCATCCAGACAAGGGTCTAGAGTCTAAT CAATGCAGAAACCCAGACAGTGATGTAAATGGACCTTGGTGTTATACAACAGACCCAAGTAAGAAGTGGGATTACTGTCAGATTCCAGACTGTG AGAGTCTAAAATGTGGACAACCAGCAACAAAGCCCAAGCGCTGCTTTGGGCGTATTGTCGGGGGATGTGTTTCCAAACCACACTCCTGGCCTTGGCAGATCAGTCTTAGGACCAG AGGCAAAATTCATTTCTGTGGTGGAACATTAATTGATCCACAATGGGTCGTAACTGCAGCTCACTGCCTTGAGAG atcTGAAAGTCCATCTGCCTACAAGATCATGCTAGGAATCCACACAGAGCGAGCAACCGAATCATCAAAACAGGAGCGAGATGTTACAAAGATTATTAAGGGACCAGATGGAACTGACATTGCTCTTCTCAAGTTGGACAG GCCTGCATTAATAAATGATAAGGTATCACCTGTATGTCTACCAGAAAAAGACTACATTGTACCTAGCAATACTGAATGCTATGTAACAGGATGGGGGGAGACACAGA ATACTGGTGGAGAAGGCTACCTGAAAGAGACCGGTTTCCCTGTAATTGAGAACAAAGTCTGTAACCGTCCATCATTTCTGAATGGCCGTGTGAAGGACCATGAAATGTGTGCTGGAAACATAGAAGGTGGAACTGACAGTTGCCAG GGTGACAGCGGTGGACCTCTCGTCTGCTACGCACAGAACACCTTCGTCCTTCAGGGAGTCACATCATGGGGTCTGGGCTGCGCTAACGCCATGAAACCCGGAGTTTATACCAGAGTCTCGAAGTTTGTCGACTGGATTGAACGCAGTATAAAGGAAAACTGA